The following proteins come from a genomic window of Dysidea avara chromosome 12, odDysAvar1.4, whole genome shotgun sequence:
- the LOC136239894 gene encoding uncharacterized protein, which yields MKVYAVIILLLTVTYSFAIPSVNKEKPSCVKIDECSCHLTGVEQPGVIDLHSLVSGKHEPTFVIEVKSEQTNVSYNYSYNPCMNFSDFGCPNTSICRTGDHDGYQSTDLGNLYNDGFLVDDLDKNALFAFYQSKYKDKFGFYWVSGVELICDEAEVKGKFEYVGEPSSHVYHFRLFTRCACPGKCTYLQ from the coding sequence ATGAAAGTCTATGCAGTGATCATATTACTGCTTACTGTAACCTACTCATTTGCTATACCATCTGTCAATAAAGAAAAAccatcttgtgtcaaaattgaTGAGTGTTCCTGCCACTTAACAGGAGTGGAACAACCTGGAGTGATTGATTTACATAGTTTAGTTAGTGGTAAACATGAGCCAACTTTTGTGATTGAAGTAAAATCTGAACAAACCAATGTGTCATACAACTACTCTTACAATCCATGTATGAATTTCTCTGACTTCGGTTGTCCAAATACCAGTATATGTCGAACAGGTGATCATGATGGATATCAATCAACTGACTTGGGAAATCTTTACAATGATGGGTTTCTTGTTGATGACTTAGACAAAAATGCTCTCTTTGCATTTTACCAGTCAAAATATAAAGATAAGTTTGGTTTTTACTGGGTATCAGGGGTGGAATTGATATGTGATGAAGCTGAAGTGAAAGGAAAGTTTGAGTATGTCGGAGAACCATCTTCACATGTTTACCATTTTAGACTTTTCACTCGATGTGCTTGTCCTGGAAAATGTACCTACTTACAGTAA